Within Gambusia affinis linkage group LG01, SWU_Gaff_1.0, whole genome shotgun sequence, the genomic segment GCATTacacaacaaaactgaaatatctattaatgacagaaattcaaacaatcaTAAAATAGGAATCAAAACACCCTCCTCTCTAGCCTGGATGTTTGGAAATACCGAATATTCTTCCTTAGCTTGGATGTAAGTCATGGACTCTGTTAAAATAGTCCAGTTTCATTATAAATCAccaaattttaaatcaaattcttccacaattattcatgtttttctgaaataagcAAATCGTTTTCATCTTATCTAATCACAAGCttgtaaaatcatttaaaaatagaaacttttcagaaacaacTAATGACAGTCAGACTACAGGGATTTGCTGAAGCTTGTTTAGAAGAAATGACCGCCGTGGGCCTTCCTTGGACTGATCCTTAGAGTTTGGCACACCTTTTGCTTGGAAATATGTCTTATTTATATCTATTTTCAGATCTCCTCTGTCATTCTCTTCTTTTTGCACGGGCTTTGTTTTTGCACGGGCCATGTTGTATTGACAGTAAATTTTAGCCTGCATAACAAACCCTATAAGTACAAATCAAGAGttgtaaaatgttcttttgcagCCAGAGCCATCTTGCATGTCAAGCTTCACTCTTGAGTTTATGcactactgaaaaaaaaattacatcaaataGCTCAAATGATCAACAAGGActggtttggtttttattatcCGAGCCCGAGGCTCTCACATTGcaaggttaaaaaaattatccttGGCAGATTTCTGATTAatcatgtgttgttttttttattccagaaaCCAAGTACTGGAAAAATTAATAtaatagtttaattaaaaatcctCTTTTACCCTTAATCTTGTAGATTTAGTTATGCTGTAATAAACATGAAGAGAGCTatgaatatttagattttctttttgtgaaattcaaaacttttccaTCATGACTAAGAACATGAGTTCTGATGTAAATGAAGAGATAACTGTAATGCATCCAATTTGATatgaagcatttatttttgtaacggcaaatccaaataattgatcaaatttCCTTAAAACATAgtcaaaaaatgaaataagtttGAATTGAACCCCTATTTAAAGGTAATTCTggttaaaacataaatgtatgttCTGTAGTTAGAGGATTTAGTCAGGCGATGTCCCCGTTTGCTCAGGATATATGAGCAAAGGGTATCAAAGTAGTCGGTGGTGACACATTGCAAACCGACAAATGACGTAAGCCCAAATTCAAAGTAAAGCAGGCTTGCAGCTCACACAAAACCAAGTGGGCGTAATCCATCAAATCTGAAACCTGCGTggcattttactttttcacttgtacaagaaaaaaaaaaatgtcattgcATCTAATCTTTTATAAATGCATTACTGGAGGCACTCTATGTGTGTGATGATCGTCAAATTCAATGTAGCACATAAATAGGCTCATgaaagagagattttttttaaagtagttaAGACAttgattcacttttttttatttacactcaTGTTAGGTTAGGTGACattagaaacaggaagttgtctCCCCTCCCCTCTCTTTCTAGCTCTCTCTCTCGATTTCCTGTTTGTCAGGAGTGAAATGATGCTATAAACTAATACTGAAACAGATCTGTACatcaaaaattcacattccaAAACCACAAATCAGAAAATTACATATGTAAAAATGACACAGGGATGACTTTCGTCATTTACGCAAGGATGAACTTCCTTTACGTCCCGTCTGTAATCATCACTGCTAAAACATCAGcctggatctttttttttttaactaagagGCCCTTTTTACTTGCACCGAGGTATCTTCTCTGTTCACATCAGGCCTCACACAAGAAGTGGTAGGAGTATTAGTTGAGCAATGTTCTGTGAAAGGTCTCAAACGGTTACTGTTTTGGGTTTGAGGTCAGTAAATTCATCttgcaataaaaacagtagtaatgaaaattcagttttaagtGCAGAAGTCCTGCAACCTTTCAAACTTGTCTCACTGAGTTTCCTGTTAGAAAACACCGtcggggtaaaaaaaaaaagagcaggcTCTTATGATTCATGCTTTTAGGGGATGTCCATGTCTCCGTTGGAGGCGTGCGAGTGCCGCTTCTCCAAGTCGCACCCGGTTCTGTTGTCCACGTTCTCTTTGCTCTCCTCGCTCTGATCCTCCGATCCAGATTTCCTTCTGAGACGCAACCCGGGGTCCCGCTGTGTCGGGATCTGGAAGGACTGGAAAGAGCTGCCCAGAGACGGCCTTTTCtctgtaaagacaaaaaaaataatgggaatcagaaggaaaaactgcattttggtGAAGCCTATGGAGGACATAATGAACTGTTTGGGTGGAAGAAGTGGCAAAGAGGAAATTAATATGttagacagtaaaaaaaaaaaaaaaaaaaaacactgtggaGGAAGTATATTTAAAACTGAGTTGAGTCACACCTACTTTGTAGACTTCCATGTAAAAGTAAAGCAGAATTTGTGTAATTTGCTTCAATGGAGTTTCCTGAAAATCCTTTAAAGAAGTTCAGCCATTTAAAAGCTCTTTCAAAGATTTCTTTTGCACTTTGTCTGCTTTTACCCTAATTTTCTATCATGTTTTCTAGACCTTATTGTGCTGCTGATTTCTTAAAACAAGGCAGAAAGTGTACAAAAAAGGAGACGAAAGAAGAAGTCTCGTCGTCTCGAGCAGATGATAAATATCTGAACGTCATGTCGTGATGCAACAGGAAAAAATCCAGCTCCAGCCTGATAATGTACATTAGCTGTTAGCTGATCCACGACTCTTCTGAAGCAATGGATTCAGCGAAATAAATGGGAACAAGTTGTGTCCGTGTGGCAGGCTGCTACTTACAAAGAGCCTTAAGATTCAATTCGAAAATGGCTCTTTGCAAACTTGTCTGTTGCAAACACTGCTTCATTCTTTGAGCTTGGCAGCCTTTTCATGGCTCAATGAGTCATAGGTCAGAGTAAAGTGgcttaaacaaaataacattccAGTCAAAATGGCTGCATgctgaactgaaaatgaatgaaaaagcaTCCCAAGTCCAAAGAAAAGATCTGATAAATCTTCAATAGTCATGAGAAAGTTGTAACCATGAGtaactttgtttctgtttactaTTCTTATAAAACCttatgttaaatattcattgatTGTGATGCAGATTTCTGCTAATAAGAGAGAGCATGACTcctcaaaactaaaataaccCCAAACAACACCCTGCTTGAAgatttatagatgtcataaagCCACATTTCCTTAAACAAGACTgataatattttagaaaactatGAAGACAAACTATGAACACCAGGGGCAATTTAACCAGAAGTCCTCTAAAACACACCATGAAATTAACCAGAACATCTCAAAAGGATCATTTAATTCAGCCTCCAACGCTGCCTAAACTAAGATCCAAGCTTACCGCCTGGTCCGATCGGCCGCATCAGTCGGTTCATCTGGACGTTCCAGTGTTTGACGTTGGTGCTCGCCTGGCGAAGTTTCCTCTGAGCAGCCTGTCATGGGAAGAGAGAAACCCTCTAAATCGTCTTTTAACCAAGAGGAGCACAAAATATGATCTCAATTCACTTTACAAGACCAGCAGAGATCAACTTCATCAAATCAGTCCACATATTTTGACATCATTCCATgcagtacaaaaatatttaaactatcACACTGACTGTATTATATTATGTAATTATGATTCTGATGTTCGATAGAGAAGCTCACAACCCACATCCTGAGCAAGCATCTATCTTTCTtcttaacaggaagaaaccagGATGACCATCCACCAGTCACAGTCAGCTGCACACTAATTTGATTGATATTCTGATTAATTCATAACCATGAAATTCAGAGTAACTTTCTCTCCTGCCGTTGCCTCATGCATGTTGACGATGCAACGTTGGCGACTTCATCCGCTGTTGCCACACATCCTGCTTTAGTGGGGCAGACTCCTGCAAAGTCACTGACTCACTGGCTGGATTTCCTTAAatagacacttttttttttttaaccaattggTAAATCTGAGTCTGTATATACAATTGGACAGATTtaactacatatatatatactacaTCTGATTGTCTTGGTAAGTGCATTGAGATggatgtttttcatcatttttgttgaaagattttacaaaaacattaaaaaagacaaaattaaactttaaatcctgAAGGTTACAATTTTGTGATAATAGTCCTGGTTGTTCAGACCAAGTAGGACACATTTTACTCTGAGAAATGAAGGACTTATATgggcaatgtgtgtgtgtgtggttgtgtgtgtgtgtgtgtgtgtgtgtgtgtgtgtgtgtgtgtgtgtgtgtgtgttttccactCACCACTACATCCTGGTCAACCCTGTGTCTGTTGGCTCGGACCTCCTCCAGCTGCCTCTGTGCCTGATCCAGGGCCAGAGACTTGACTTCCATTTCCTGCTTTAgctcctgtttttctctctgtgtcttcAGGATGtactcctcctgctcctcctgcaggGCCATTAGGGCCttcattttctcctcctcctcagctaGTAACCTGAGGATGAAAAATAAGATAAACGTGCAAGGTGAACTGTGTGATCAGATGCTTTCAGCTGAATTAGCACCAAGTGCAGACAAACAGCTGCCAACTTCCTCTGCCATGCAGGACGACTTCCTCGGGAACATAACCCAGCATGAACCCCAGAGCTTGAAATCCACTGTCTCTATATAAAAGTGTCTCTTTGGCCCACAGCTGCCTGCGTGCATGTGTTTTGTAACATCTACCTCGCCTGAGCGTAACGAAAGCCCTCCTCATCCAGCCTGGCTTTAATCTCCTGCTGCAGCGCCTCCTCCAGACGCTtctgcatctcctccagctccaggatcctcttcctctgccgctctgcttcctcctccttcaGAGCCATCTCTGCCTGCATGCTAACTCTGGCCTGTAGAGTAAcgggaaaagaagaagaaaaagttaacCGAGTTCCCcctttttaccttttaaatgCTCTCCTCCGTTTCCTTCCCTGCTCACCTCCTCCGCCTCGCGGAGCTGAATCTCCAGAGTGCGCTGGAGCTGCTCGTGCTGCTGGCGCCTCCTCTGCTCGTCCTGGTCCATCAGGACCTGCGCCTGCTTCTGCGCCTCCTTCAGGAGCTCCAGCTCCGCCAGCTTGCGCTCCCTTTCCTCCTGCAAGGCCCGGAGCCTCTGCAGTTCCTCCTCTTTGGCCTGTCGTCGTTTCTCCCGCTGCTCACGCTGCTCTCGCCTCTTCATCTTCAGATCTTTATGCAGAGACGTTTTGCCCTCCACGTGCAGCCTGATGGCCGTTTGAATGGCTGTGAAGACGAAGAGGATGAAGTTCAAGGTCTTTAGATTTTGCTCAAAAGAACAGAAGCGTCCTCCCTGACCTGCCGTCCACTCCTGTCTTTGTTTGGTGTCCGAAGCACTCATTTCATAGGTTTTGGACAAGGTTTTCAAGCAAAACATGCACCTCTTCCCATCTCGGTCTGGCAGCACCTGGTCAAACACATAAATGTAGtgaatttaaattatacatGTTAGTGTTGTAGTGCTCGAGTCGCCATTATTGATGGTCTCAGTCTCGTGTCGGACTCATTTATACCCCGTCTTGTCCTGGTCTCGGACTTTGAGGACTCAGGATTTTATGTTAAGTTCAGTCAAGCAAATATTGATAATTGAAATCCTTGATTTTATTGGATGCCCCTGTTCGAATCCAAGCAATCATGTGACTCATTGctaaatatgcatttttgttATCGTCGTCACCCATCCCCAACCTCTTTAACGCAAAATCCAAGAAAATGAGAAGTAGTTCTTTAAGAGCAGGACAGGATGGCTCCAAAATCTTCagcaatggaccttaccaagctccgcccacaaccgacccacgtgaccgcaagtctcacaagcaaagcctcgtagcgcattgtttctatgtaaacatgactccattagtgcattatttctaccggattttcacaatatatagGCTACtaaaatggacagaggaaataccaagttcatg encodes:
- the LOC122837391 gene encoding differentially expressed in FDCP 6 homolog, with product MDLRSELLKSIWYGFTALDLEKSGKVSKSQLKVLSHNLCTVLSIPHDPVALEEHFRDDDDGPVSSQGYMPYLNKYILDKVVEGSFNKENVDELCWTLTAKKNYQPDRSSNSVLPDRDAFRLWCLFNFLSEDKYPLVMVPDEVEYLLKKICMAMSIEFNCVELDDFFSQDSGHQNGITVWVFLQMMNSGKITRAIDKSIISMAIEEVYREIVGDVLKEGYLWKKGQLRRNWKERWFTLRPSNLCYYTGEDRKDCQGNIVLDGNCCVEVLPDRDGKRCMFCLKTLSKTYEMSASDTKQRQEWTAAIQTAIRLHVEGKTSLHKDLKMKRREQREQREKRRQAKEEELQRLRALQEERERKLAELELLKEAQKQAQVLMDQDEQRRRQQHEQLQRTLEIQLREAEEARVSMQAEMALKEEEAERQRKRILELEEMQKRLEEALQQEIKARLDEEGFRYAQARLLAEEEEKMKALMALQEEQEEYILKTQREKQELKQEMEVKSLALDQAQRQLEEVRANRHRVDQDVVAAQRKLRQASTNVKHWNVQMNRLMRPIGPGEKRPSLGSSFQSFQIPTQRDPGLRLRRKSGSEDQSEESKENVDNRTGCDLEKRHSHASNGDMDIP